The following coding sequences lie in one Gammaproteobacteria bacterium genomic window:
- a CDS encoding AAA family ATPase has translation MLLHLHIRHFAIIDALELELDQGFSVLSGETGAGKSILLDALGLI, from the coding sequence ATGTTGTTACATTTACACATTCGCCATTTTGCCATTATTGATGCACTCGAACTCGAACTCGATCAGGGTTTCAGTGTATTAAGCGGTGAAACGGGTGCAGGAAAATCAATCTTACTCGACGCCCTAGGCTTGATC